One Telluria mixta DNA window includes the following coding sequences:
- a CDS encoding NF038129 family PEP-CTERM protein: MFRFKHFLSWLTLAAALTGACGQAAATPIYHVDIDTATLGSGPAFLELYFLGLDGAPAAAAIVSGLTGALDGAASLTGTVAGTVPGPFVFGNAGGGGDLVQAIQLGGKFSFDVTFTMLPGDIGTTFGWALFDTTHYLGADGDLGNLFLQPFVPGGGQILVAAPSTRVSSVTAIPEPSTAALMLVAMLAMVAWRGREARRF; this comes from the coding sequence ATGTTTCGCTTCAAGCATTTCTTATCCTGGCTGACACTCGCGGCCGCGCTGACCGGCGCCTGCGGCCAGGCAGCCGCCACGCCGATCTACCACGTCGACATCGACACGGCGACGCTGGGCTCGGGTCCTGCGTTCCTGGAGCTGTACTTCCTGGGCCTGGACGGCGCCCCGGCCGCGGCCGCCATCGTGAGCGGCCTGACGGGCGCGCTCGACGGCGCAGCAAGCCTGACGGGCACGGTCGCCGGCACAGTGCCCGGTCCCTTCGTGTTCGGCAATGCCGGCGGCGGCGGCGACCTGGTCCAGGCCATCCAGCTCGGCGGCAAGTTCAGCTTCGACGTCACCTTCACCATGCTGCCGGGCGACATCGGCACGACGTTCGGCTGGGCGCTGTTCGACACGACGCACTACCTGGGCGCCGACGGCGACCTGGGCAACCTGTTCCTGCAGCCGTTTGTCCCCGGCGGTGGGCAGATCCTGGTGGCGGCGCCTTCGACCCGGGTCAGCAGCGTGACCGCGATTCCGGAACCGTCGACGGCGGCCCTGATGCTGGTTGCCATGCTGGCGATGGTGGCGTGGCGGGGGCGTGAAGCGCGCAGGTTCTGA
- a CDS encoding histidine kinase N-terminal 7TM domain-containing diguanylate cyclase translates to MHIFNFLLLAGAVAALFPASVAWTRRHAPGAPALLAMQLSAAWWLACYALPFARLWPDEGMFLRMRVIFPAVVSIAPLTLIFVLSYTRGTNTWRPSRLLALAIVPAVVLAVALSPLHDLCFGTWRGVATDSIFQMGPLFWVHSLYSYVLVGKAVLALVAAYAQGSTYVRRQTRILLGALIVPIICNVTFIAGVSPPDLDPTPIGLVVSGILVSLAIFRRGLFDLVAVARQKIGSAITDGFIVIDAQRRIVESNAAIRRIFEIGQPVKPGRLLGEQLAELDEYVARPGNTPTTTEFVHGGTRHLELRTFAICDDDGNTIGAVLIVRDVTEARRTSLALEQANAQLKAQLDTIQSMQAQLQEQVIRDPLTGLYNRLYLTDALARELTCSARTQGSFAVVMIDVDHFKSVNDVYGHALGDAILRALGGLLRQQVRPTDSPCRYGGEEFVVIMRDVTLELAVERINELRVAFAALRFASNGLDVSRTFSAGVALFPLHGRDEASLLAAADAALYAAKAAGRNQVCQAAVHVES, encoded by the coding sequence ATGCACATCTTTAACTTCCTCCTGTTGGCCGGTGCCGTGGCGGCGCTGTTCCCGGCATCCGTTGCCTGGACGCGCCGCCACGCCCCCGGTGCGCCGGCGCTGCTGGCCATGCAGCTCAGCGCCGCCTGGTGGCTGGCCTGCTACGCGCTGCCGTTCGCGCGCCTGTGGCCGGACGAAGGCATGTTCCTGCGGATGCGCGTCATCTTCCCCGCCGTCGTCAGCATCGCGCCGCTTACGCTGATCTTCGTGCTGAGCTACACCCGCGGCACGAACACATGGCGCCCGTCGCGACTCCTGGCGCTGGCGATCGTGCCTGCCGTCGTACTCGCGGTCGCGTTGTCGCCGCTGCACGACCTGTGCTTCGGCACCTGGCGCGGTGTGGCAACGGACAGCATTTTCCAGATGGGCCCGCTGTTCTGGGTCCATTCGTTGTACAGCTATGTGTTGGTCGGAAAAGCCGTGCTTGCGCTGGTCGCCGCGTATGCGCAGGGATCGACGTACGTCCGGCGCCAGACGCGCATCCTGCTGGGCGCACTCATCGTCCCGATCATCTGCAACGTGACGTTCATCGCGGGCGTGTCGCCGCCGGATCTCGATCCCACCCCGATCGGCCTGGTCGTGAGCGGCATCCTTGTCTCGCTGGCCATCTTCCGCCGCGGCCTGTTCGATCTCGTCGCCGTGGCACGTCAGAAAATCGGGTCGGCGATCACCGACGGCTTCATCGTGATCGATGCGCAGCGGCGTATCGTCGAAAGCAATGCCGCGATCCGGCGAATTTTCGAAATCGGCCAGCCGGTCAAGCCGGGCCGGTTGCTCGGCGAACAACTGGCCGAGCTGGATGAATACGTGGCCCGTCCCGGCAATACCCCGACGACGACGGAATTCGTGCATGGCGGTACGCGGCATCTCGAACTGCGCACGTTTGCCATCTGCGATGACGACGGCAACACGATCGGCGCCGTCCTGATCGTGCGCGACGTCACGGAAGCCAGGAGGACGTCGCTCGCCCTCGAGCAGGCAAACGCGCAGCTCAAGGCGCAACTGGACACCATCCAGTCCATGCAGGCGCAGTTGCAGGAGCAGGTCATCCGCGATCCTCTGACGGGGCTGTACAACCGCCTCTACCTGACGGACGCGCTGGCACGCGAATTGACGTGCAGTGCGCGGACCCAGGGATCGTTCGCCGTCGTCATGATCGATGTCGACCATTTCAAGTCGGTCAACGACGTTTATGGCCACGCGCTCGGCGACGCGATCCTGCGGGCGCTCGGTGGACTGCTCCGGCAACAGGTCAGGCCGACCGATTCCCCATGCCGGTATGGCGGCGAAGAGTTCGTCGTCATCATGCGCGACGTGACGCTGGAGCTGGCTGTCGAACGCATCAACGAATTGCGCGTTGCATTTGCGGCGCTGCGGTTTGCGTCCAACGGCCTCGACGTCAGCCGGACGTTCTCGGCGGGCGTCGCGCTGTTTCCGCTGCACGGTCGCGACGAAGCATCGCTGCTTGCGGCGGCCGACGCGGCGCTGTATGCCGCCAAGGCGGCCGGCAGGAATCAGGTATGCCAGGCGGCCGTGCACGTCGAGTCGTGA